The following are from one region of the Methanobrevibacter sp. genome:
- a CDS encoding HIRAN domain-containing protein: MPLCPNCGSYVSPGATVCSCGMTFGHISEPQEERKPTELDIPEEKKRKIRSEYNKRAKRLMEEGRYLEAGECYDRLLEMSQSELYKLGKAKAYYFAGMYEEALPLFRQSVMPFLGIDNYITYEWIGHTLNELNRFDEAIEAYEEAASIVNDDYERKVKFHEENRWSAPSESYMKKLLDEKNERISSLQKMIDKSSRLKERYSESKPARDEEYLREIGKAYLVTIAGTHFYDCPEFKKGMRLKLKRERENEFDTYAIAVYLDDTKVGYVANGDRTCCHLTSTASEVQLPTSHGLNIYCFMLEGSISQG; encoded by the coding sequence ATGCCATTGTGCCCGAATTGCGGAAGCTACGTTTCGCCAGGAGCAACCGTCTGCAGCTGCGGAATGACCTTCGGCCATATAAGCGAACCCCAAGAGGAAAGAAAGCCCACTGAACTTGACATCCCGGAAGAGAAAAAGAGAAAGATCAGAAGCGAGTATAACAAGAGGGCGAAAAGGCTCATGGAAGAGGGAAGGTATCTTGAAGCGGGCGAATGCTACGACAGGCTTCTTGAGATGTCGCAATCCGAATTATACAAACTGGGCAAGGCAAAGGCATATTACTTTGCGGGAATGTATGAAGAGGCCCTGCCGCTTTTCAGGCAATCAGTAATGCCGTTTCTTGGTATAGACAACTACATCACATACGAATGGATAGGCCATACCCTCAATGAGCTTAACAGGTTTGACGAGGCAATCGAGGCATACGAGGAGGCCGCCAGCATCGTGAATGACGACTATGAACGGAAAGTGAAATTCCACGAGGAAAACAGATGGAGCGCCCCTTCCGAGTCATACATGAAGAAGCTGCTTGACGAGAAAAACGAAAGGATCTCCTCACTTCAGAAAATGATTGACAAATCAAGCCGCCTTAAGGAAAGATATTCCGAAAGCAAACCTGCAAGAGATGAGGAATATCTAAGAGAGATTGGAAAGGCCTACCTGGTCACGATAGCCGGAACTCATTTTTACGACTGTCCAGAATTCAAAAAGGGAATGAGGCTGAAGCTTAAAAGAGAAAGGGAAAACGAGTTCGACACATATGCCATTGCAGTCTATCTCGATGATACTAAGGTAGGGTATGTGGCAAACGGCGATAGGACCTGCTGCCATCTGACATCAACTGCAAGCGAGGTTCAACTTCCGACATCGCATGGTCTGAATATATACTGCTTTATGCTGGAAGGTTCCATATCGCAAGGATAG
- a CDS encoding zinc ribbon domain-containing protein: MPVCPNCGEIVMEGDPYCSHCGATFIWDDDEYDGRYSQRMEDDW, from the coding sequence ATGCCGGTGTGTCCTAATTGCGGTGAAATAGTGATGGAAGGCGATCCATATTGCTCTCATTGCGGAGCTACATTCATATGGGATGATGATGAATATGACGGGCGTTATTCACAAAGAATGGAAGATGATTGGTAG
- a CDS encoding DUF2779 domain-containing protein: protein MNRIRLSKSRYCKCVQCKKILWLDKYKPESATEDNKEAIFETGKNVGELAKGLFGDYEDIDFDKNLSAMIEKTDELMKNKPNIITEASFTFNNNFCSVDILKNDDDGVEIYEVKSSTKVKDIYLDDVAYQYFVLSNLGLNIKKACLIYINNEYIRDDELDISQLFKIEDLTETARQKQAEIRENIERINDFMQTHDRDNEPETIIEKHCFDPYSCDFWDYCTRDLPKPNVFDISGMQRRSKFKKYHEGKVSFRDLENERINRKYLEQIDFELNDREPKIDKYAIRQLLDSIRYPIYFIDYESCQYAIPELPKTKPYQQIPFQYSLHIIPEKGAPIEHKEYLAEAEDKNIIRNFAEAMIEDMPEDGSVIVYNKTFEATRNREIGEMYPDLKGEMERINGNIVDLMVPFRQRNYYTKEMQGSYSIKKVLPALYPDDPELDYGKLSMIHKGDEASEAFVKLKDKTPEEQKEIRNALLEYCKLDTLAMVKIWEKFREVTD, encoded by the coding sequence ATGAACAGAATTCGTTTGTCAAAATCAAGATACTGCAAATGCGTGCAATGCAAAAAGATTCTTTGGCTGGATAAGTACAAGCCGGAGAGTGCCACAGAAGATAACAAGGAAGCGATTTTTGAAACAGGAAAAAATGTGGGCGAACTTGCAAAGGGACTGTTCGGGGATTATGAAGACATTGACTTTGATAAGAATCTCAGCGCAATGATAGAAAAAACAGACGAATTAATGAAAAACAAACCGAACATCATCACGGAAGCGTCATTCACATTCAACAACAACTTCTGCAGCGTGGATATTCTCAAAAATGACGATGACGGAGTGGAAATCTATGAGGTCAAAAGCTCAACCAAAGTCAAGGACATTTACCTGGACGATGTCGCATACCAGTACTTTGTCCTTTCAAATCTAGGATTGAACATAAAAAAAGCATGCCTCATCTACATCAACAATGAATACATAAGAGATGATGAACTGGACATAAGCCAACTCTTCAAAATTGAAGACTTAACGGAAACCGCACGCCAGAAGCAAGCTGAAATCAGAGAAAACATTGAGAGAATCAACGATTTCATGCAGACACACGACAGAGATAACGAGCCTGAAACAATCATTGAAAAGCACTGCTTTGATCCCTATTCCTGTGATTTCTGGGACTACTGCACAAGAGACTTGCCGAAACCGAATGTCTTTGATATAAGCGGAATGCAAAGGCGCTCCAAATTCAAGAAATATCATGAGGGAAAGGTTTCATTCAGGGATCTGGAAAATGAAAGGATTAACCGGAAATACCTCGAACAGATCGATTTCGAGCTAAACGACAGAGAGCCTAAAATAGATAAATATGCAATTAGGCAACTGCTGGACTCCATAAGATATCCCATTTACTTCATCGATTATGAATCCTGCCAGTATGCAATACCGGAATTGCCAAAAACAAAGCCTTATCAACAGATTCCTTTCCAGTACTCGCTGCACATCATCCCCGAAAAGGGCGCTCCAATTGAGCATAAGGAATATTTAGCGGAAGCTGAAGACAAAAATATTATCAGGAACTTTGCCGAAGCCATGATTGAAGACATGCCCGAGGACGGAAGCGTGATTGTCTACAACAAAACCTTCGAAGCCACACGAAACAGGGAAATCGGTGAAATGTATCCTGATTTAAAAGGCGAAATGGAGCGAATCAACGGCAATATCGTTGATTTGATGGTGCCATTTAGACAGAGAAACTATTACACAAAGGAGATGCAGGGCTCCTATTCCATCAAAAAGGTCTTGCCTGCATTATACCCGGATGACCCGGAACTTGACTACGGCAAACTGTCAATGATTCACAAGGGCGATGAAGCCTCAGAGGCATTCGTAAAGCTAAAAGACAAAACACCTGAAGAGCAAAAAGAGATAAGAAATGCACTGCTTGAATACTGCAAGCTCGACACATTGGCAATGGTAAAGATTTGGGAAAAGTTCAGGGAAGTGACAGACTAG
- a CDS encoding restriction endonuclease, producing MIPEFKSFFNPTLEFFDDGDIHTKKEVSLANAKYFDLSDDELKESTSKGYSRKYKNRSDWAVNYLYHAGLLERKKRGLYIITDEGKKVLNQKTLIDIEFLEQYESFRLFKNGKDKEQQEDSKIGTNSEDKEEVLSPTERLEEAHNEINEELSNTILNEIMNNTPDFFERLVVDLLINMGYGGSRQEAGQAVGKVGDEGIDGIIKEDRLGLDNIYVQAKRYKKGNNVNGDALRSFSGALDTKKSNKGVFITTSDFTPGAIKHVKESSKHIALINGDKLTELMIKFNVGVSVKDTYEIKELDIDYFEN from the coding sequence ATGATACCAGAATTTAAATCTTTTTTTAACCCTACATTGGAATTTTTTGATGACGGGGACATACATACTAAAAAAGAAGTTTCACTAGCTAATGCAAAGTATTTTGATTTAAGTGATGATGAGCTAAAAGAATCAACATCAAAGGGCTATAGTCGAAAGTATAAAAATAGGAGCGACTGGGCCGTTAATTATCTGTATCATGCCGGCCTTCTTGAAAGGAAAAAAAGAGGATTATATATCATAACCGATGAGGGTAAAAAAGTATTAAATCAGAAAACTCTTATTGACATTGAATTTTTAGAGCAATATGAATCTTTTAGATTATTTAAAAATGGAAAGGACAAGGAACAGCAGGAAGATTCAAAAATTGGAACTAATTCTGAAGATAAAGAAGAGGTTTTATCACCAACTGAAAGATTAGAAGAAGCGCATAATGAAATTAATGAAGAATTGTCAAATACAATTTTAAATGAAATTATGAATAACACACCAGACTTTTTTGAAAGATTAGTTGTTGATTTATTAATCAATATGGGTTATGGCGGTTCAAGACAGGAAGCTGGACAAGCTGTGGGAAAAGTTGGTGATGAAGGAATTGATGGTATTATTAAAGAGGACAGGCTAGGTTTAGACAATATTTATGTTCAAGCAAAAAGATATAAAAAAGGCAATAACGTTAACGGTGATGCATTAAGATCATTTAGTGGAGCATTAGATACAAAAAAATCAAATAAAGGTGTTTTCATCACAACATCTGATTTCACACCAGGAGCAATAAAACATGTAAAAGAATCAAGTAAACATATCGCTTTAATTAATGGAGATAAATTAACAGAATTAATGATAAAATTTAATGTAGGAGTATCCGTTAAAGATACTTATGAAATTAAAGAATTAGATATTGATTATTTTGAAAATTAA
- a CDS encoding Bsp6I family type II restriction endonuclease, producing the protein MKKEKRELILDGTSYFAEVEIVEKSDKNNLIKMYSLWNELSSILSKYGCRRLNFPEISELIFCYIYDCWRVNNVPQIKHSSFDCYNPKTYSRIQIKATSVADDLTSFGPRSIWDELYFMDFFPNGKYDGCFDVYLIPNESVYNYPVRSDETFRDQQKRGVRPRFHIKTGLIKPLKIKPIGQYNLFEL; encoded by the coding sequence ATGAAAAAAGAAAAAAGAGAACTTATCCTTGATGGAACTAGCTATTTTGCTGAAGTAGAAATAGTTGAGAAAAGTGATAAGAATAATTTGATAAAAATGTACTCATTATGGAATGAATTGTCATCCATCTTATCTAAATACGGTTGCAGAAGACTGAATTTTCCTGAAATCAGCGAATTAATCTTTTGTTATATTTATGATTGTTGGAGAGTGAATAATGTCCCTCAAATAAAACACAGTTCCTTTGATTGCTATAATCCCAAAACCTATTCCCGAATTCAAATTAAAGCAACCAGTGTCGCTGATGACTTGACTTCATTTGGCCCAAGATCGATTTGGGATGAACTGTATTTTATGGACTTTTTCCCTAATGGAAAATATGATGGGTGCTTTGATGTTTATTTAATTCCAAACGAGTCAGTTTACAATTATCCTGTTAGAAGTGATGAAACTTTTAGAGACCAGCAAAAAAGAGGAGTGCGACCTAGGTTCCATATTAAAACAGGTTTGATAAAACCTTTAAAGATAAAACCTATCGGCCAGTACAACCTTTTTGAATTATAG
- a CDS encoding DNA cytosine methyltransferase — protein sequence MKKKMISLFTGAGGLDWGFHNSNNYELVIANEILRPHLKTYADNHEIKLIDIREYNNDNDVAVCGDIHELIVPLKTDIIMGGPPCQDFSILRGSDNRAGFTVQRGKLYEQYLRIIKSSKPDVFVFENVPGMVSANKGAAYEAIQEDFINEGYELVFNGVLNLAHIGVPQARKRLIIIGVKKSLNLDLKKVDEIIGKYLKNNLLEKYPLTPIEVFEGKILTDLSDKYKSIMQSYEHSMDDLDNEESVKWAEEYSELTLDIKKDYIKYNDIKDFDEKEFDDAMNEHEEILRLLGYLNKKVDQQPFQDDTNNRGRRNRKVISRMHHIPPYYNFHAVDNTEWKVKGLMSNIYRRIHPLKPSPTIIAYGGGGTGGYHYEYDRQGLTNRERARLQTFPDNYLFNGKSSEIRAQIGEAVPPLSSYWIEKAVDEILKL from the coding sequence ATGAAAAAGAAAATGATTAGTTTATTTACAGGTGCTGGCGGTCTTGATTGGGGATTTCACAACAGCAATAACTATGAACTTGTAATAGCTAATGAGATTCTAAGACCTCACCTAAAGACATATGCAGACAATCATGAAATAAAATTGATTGACATTAGAGAATATAACAATGATAATGATGTGGCAGTTTGCGGAGATATCCATGAGCTAATCGTTCCTCTAAAAACAGATATCATCATGGGGGGCCCTCCATGCCAGGATTTCTCCATTTTGCGAGGAAGCGACAACAGAGCGGGATTCACCGTGCAAAGGGGGAAACTATATGAACAATATTTGAGGATTATTAAAAGTTCAAAACCTGATGTTTTCGTTTTTGAAAATGTCCCCGGAATGGTTTCCGCCAATAAAGGCGCAGCTTATGAAGCTATTCAGGAAGATTTCATCAATGAAGGCTATGAGCTAGTCTTTAATGGTGTGTTGAATTTAGCGCATATTGGAGTTCCTCAAGCCAGGAAAAGATTGATCATTATTGGCGTTAAAAAAAGCTTAAATTTAGACTTGAAGAAAGTGGATGAAATCATTGGCAAATACTTGAAGAACAATCTGCTTGAAAAATATCCATTGACTCCTATTGAAGTATTTGAAGGCAAGATATTAACAGACTTGTCTGATAAATACAAATCAATAATGCAATCATACGAACATAGTATGGATGACCTCGATAATGAAGAAAGTGTGAAATGGGCTGAAGAATATTCAGAATTAACTTTGGATATCAAAAAGGATTATATCAAATACAATGACATTAAGGACTTTGATGAAAAGGAATTTGATGATGCAATGAACGAACATGAAGAAATCCTTAGATTATTGGGATATCTCAATAAGAAAGTTGACCAACAGCCTTTCCAGGATGACACTAATAATAGGGGAAGACGAAATAGAAAGGTCATTTCCAGAATGCACCATATTCCACCTTACTATAATTTCCACGCAGTTGACAATACGGAATGGAAAGTAAAAGGTTTGATGAGCAATATCTACAGAAGAATCCATCCTTTAAAACCTTCTCCAACAATAATTGCTTATGGTGGAGGAGGAACCGGAGGATACCATTATGAATATGACAGACAAGGATTGACAAATCGTGAAAGGGCAAGGCTTCAAACATTTCCAGACAATTATCTGTTCAATGGAAAATCTTCTGAGATTCGAGCACAAATAGGGGAAGCTGTTCCTCCGCTTTCAAGCTATTGGATTGAAAAGGCTGTCGATGAAATTTTGAAGCTATAA
- a CDS encoding CopG family transcriptional regulator: MSKRIQVNFTDEQYDLLQKLKGELGSSDSDVVKNITIAWLTEKSFISTTLKEKLFGE; the protein is encoded by the coding sequence ATGAGTAAAAGAATACAAGTTAATTTCACTGATGAACAGTATGATCTTCTTCAAAAGCTCAAAGGGGAGCTTGGAAGCAGTGATTCTGATGTTGTAAAGAATATAACTATAGCTTGGCTTACAGAGAAGTCATTCATATCAACAACATTAAAAGAAAAATTATTCGGAGAATAA
- a CDS encoding very short patch repair endonuclease has protein sequence MVDKFSKETRSYVMSRIRGKDTKPEVLVRSYLFSRGLRFRKNDKRYPGSPDIVLPKYKTIVFVHGCFWHLHEGCKYAVMPKSNVDYWKKKLYRNKERDERNQKELEAMGWKVITVWECELKKDKREQTLENLYVQITSQH, from the coding sequence ATGGTTGATAAATTTAGCAAAGAGACTCGTAGCTATGTTATGTCTAGGATTAGAGGCAAAGACACGAAGCCAGAAGTTCTTGTCCGCAGTTACCTTTTTTCAAGAGGACTACGATTCCGAAAGAATGACAAGCGATATCCTGGAAGCCCAGATATTGTGCTCCCAAAATACAAGACCATTGTCTTTGTTCATGGATGTTTCTGGCATCTGCATGAAGGGTGCAAATATGCAGTAATGCCAAAATCCAATGTTGATTACTGGAAGAAAAAGCTCTACAGAAACAAGGAACGTGATGAACGCAATCAAAAAGAACTTGAAGCGATGGGATGGAAGGTCATAACTGTTTGGGAATGCGAATTGAAAAAGGACAAACGTGAACAGACACTTGAGAATTTATATGTCCAAATAACATCCCAACATTAG
- a CDS encoding DNA cytosine methyltransferase, protein MNVIDLFSGGGGLTEGFLRQGFNTVAHVEMDTHACSTLRTRLFYHILKENKIDDYYAYLNEEITLGQLFEDNCEILNLPASSIINQEIDSDSEKNIIKQIKELIAIQDISHIDGIIGGPPCQAYSCAGRGRAYENMKKDPRNYLYKHYLSFLKEFNPDFFVFENVPGMLSAKTDIEIFPDFERNVKKLGYNIDYELLYANKFKVLQKRKRLIIIGHKDSKNYFDFSFDKKNNFEVWDVLNDLPKLNPGEGNDSPVAYTNKISRYLKETNIRTKRDIVINHAARNHNANDREIYRLVIKAWNNNHQRIKYDELPKELTTHKNKKSFLDRFKIVAGDLPYSHTIMAHLSKDGHYFIHPDIGQARSITVREAARLQSFPDNYKFEGPRTSQFKQVGNAVPPLMAESIAEKIKNNV, encoded by the coding sequence ATGAATGTCATTGATTTATTTTCAGGAGGGGGTGGTTTAACAGAAGGTTTCTTAAGACAGGGCTTCAATACTGTTGCTCATGTTGAAATGGACACACATGCATGTTCAACATTAAGAACCAGACTTTTTTACCATATTTTAAAAGAAAATAAAATCGATGATTATTATGCATATCTAAATGAGGAAATCACATTAGGCCAACTTTTTGAAGATAATTGTGAAATTTTGAATCTTCCAGCATCATCAATTATTAATCAAGAAATAGATTCGGATTCAGAGAAAAATATTATTAAACAAATTAAAGAATTAATTGCAATCCAAGATATTTCACATATTGATGGAATCATTGGAGGTCCTCCTTGTCAGGCTTATTCATGTGCGGGTAGAGGCCGTGCCTATGAAAACATGAAAAAGGATCCTAGAAATTATTTGTATAAACATTATTTGTCATTTTTAAAAGAATTCAATCCAGATTTTTTTGTTTTTGAAAATGTTCCGGGAATGTTATCTGCCAAAACAGATATTGAAATATTTCCGGATTTTGAAAGAAATGTTAAAAAATTAGGTTATAATATAGATTATGAACTTTTGTATGCAAATAAATTTAAGGTATTGCAGAAAAGAAAACGCCTAATTATTATAGGCCATAAAGATAGCAAAAATTATTTTGATTTTAGTTTTGATAAAAAAAATAACTTTGAAGTTTGGGATGTCTTAAACGATTTGCCAAAATTAAATCCGGGGGAAGGAAATGATTCTCCTGTTGCATACACTAATAAAATTTCAAGATATTTAAAAGAAACTAATATTCGTACAAAAAGGGATATTGTAATCAATCACGCTGCTAGAAATCATAATGCGAATGATAGGGAAATTTATCGGTTGGTTATAAAAGCATGGAATAATAACCATCAAAGAATTAAATATGATGAATTGCCTAAAGAACTTACCACACATAAAAATAAAAAATCCTTTTTAGATAGATTTAAAATTGTTGCAGGAGATTTGCCTTATTCTCATACAATAATGGCTCATTTATCAAAAGATGGTCATTATTTCATACATCCAGATATTGGTCAGGCTAGGTCGATTACAGTTAGAGAAGCAGCTAGGCTCCAGTCATTTCCGGATAATTATAAGTTTGAAGGTCCTAGAACTTCTCAATTTAAACAAGTAGGTAATGCCGTACCTCCATTAATGGCTGAAAGTATTGCAGAGAAAATTAAAAATAATGTATGA